A single Cucumis melo cultivar AY chromosome 4, USDA_Cmelo_AY_1.0, whole genome shotgun sequence DNA region contains:
- the LOC103503567 gene encoding uncharacterized protein LOC103503567 isoform X2 → MQRQSLGSPVSKLHGHGAGAKSDEDPADDQKRKKHSPSSSSILNYGGQDDDKSSKSFRFSFPSPSPPRQEKLVHAIPILTIICFLILYIFSHSPSQSDLAQFHGFKRPSQQLEIKADDGHELILPKKGNILAIQSFRNLKEIEKSHSLKSRPPRKLADF, encoded by the exons ATGCAAAGGCAATCTCTAGGCTCACCGGTTTCCAAGCTCCACGGCCATGGCGCCGGAGCAAAGTCCGATGAGGATCCGGCCGACGATCAAAAGCGCAAGAAGCACTCTCCATCTTCTTCCTCAATTCTTAACTACGGCGGACAAGACGACGATAAATCCTCTAAATCTTTCCGATTCTCATTTCCATCGCCTTCTCCTCCGCGCCAAGAGAAGTTAGTTCACGCCATACCTATTCTCACCATTATCTGCTTCCTCATCCTTTACATCTTCTCGCACAGTCCTTCGCAGTCAG ATTTGGCGCAGTTTCACGGATTCAAGCGTCCTTCACAACAATTAG AAATCAAAGCCGATGATGGACACGAACTTATTCTACCCAAGAAAGGCAACATTCTAGCGATTCAAAGTTTCCGTAACCTAAAAGAGATTGAAAAATCACACTCTCTTAAATCTCGCCCTCCGCGGAAACTTGCCGATTTCTAA
- the LOC103503568 gene encoding uncharacterized protein LOC103503568 translates to MVLWEIALATTYFLGLKRTFKLVLKTQRRLVSPEYPRIRQFLRGRTRAVFDVTVKVHQTIQRQDIKFDRNLGSWISRWLNRSKPSAETQEHPNGTMNTGMKMIKKVSNSYLKHRASTRAVIGQKFDQYLSSTSSVHRWPKPFFPTIAMIMRQRKPAGIVIQHRQFSIRGSHGLKTNDRRRRFDHGIREDIMQWMVQN, encoded by the exons ATGGTGTTATGGGAAATTGCATTGGCAACAACTTATTTCTTGGGCCTTAAACGAACCTTTAAGCTCGTTCTCAAAACTCAACGACGTCTTGTTTCCCCCGAATACCCTCGGATTCGTCAATTTCTTCGCGG ACGAACCCGTGCCGTGTTTGACGTTACTGTGAAAGTTCATCAGACCATTCAGCGCCAAGACATAAAATTTGATAGGAATCTTGGTAGCTGGATTTCACGATGGCTTAATCGAAGCAAACCATCTGCTGAGACTCAAGAACATCCCAATGGCACTATGAATACAGGCATGAAAATGATAAAGAAGGTTTCTAACTCCTACTTGAAACATCGAGCCAGCACTCGAGCAGTGATTGGTCAAAAGTTCGATCAATATCTGTCTTCTACTTCATCAGTACATAGATGGCCTAAGCCTTTCTTCCCTACCATTGCAATGATCATGAGGCAGAGAAAGCCAGCTGGGATTGTGATTCAACACAGACAATTTAGCATTCGTGGCTCTCATGGATTGAAAACAAATGACAGAAGACGAAGATTCGATCATGGTATTCGAGAAGATATTATGCAATGGATGGTTCAAAATTAG
- the LOC103503566 gene encoding protein SAMBA isoform X2 → MNTPSPANSSASTTAVAGRCSTNAALSLDDFRFPSNLISVPERKDEAMTALKSNIMAALNKEVKSLDDDNWMFEGPRSRINLMSRQGGAFLKKTQEKRR, encoded by the exons ATGAATACACCGTCCCCGGCCAATTCTTCCGCTTCCACCACGGCGGTTGCCGGAAGGTGTAGCACTAACGCCGCACTGTCGCTTGACGATTTTCGCTTTCCCTCTAATTTAATTTCCGTACCAGAGCGCAAGGACGAGGCCATGACCG CTCTTAAATCTAATATAATGGCTGCACTGAATAAGGAGGTCAAATCCCTAGATGATGATAACTGGATGTTTGAAGGTCCTCGCTCCCGTATCAACCTTATGTCACGACAAG GTGGCGCTTTCCTCAAAAAGACACAAGAGAAAAGAAGGTAA
- the LOC103503567 gene encoding uncharacterized protein LOC103503567 isoform X1 — protein MQRQSLGSPVSKLHGHGAGAKSDEDPADDQKRKKHSPSSSSILNYGGQDDDKSSKSFRFSFPSPSPPRQEKLVHAIPILTIICFLILYIFSHSPSQSDLAQFHGFKRPSQQLAEIKADDGHELILPKKGNILAIQSFRNLKEIEKSHSLKSRPPRKLADF, from the exons ATGCAAAGGCAATCTCTAGGCTCACCGGTTTCCAAGCTCCACGGCCATGGCGCCGGAGCAAAGTCCGATGAGGATCCGGCCGACGATCAAAAGCGCAAGAAGCACTCTCCATCTTCTTCCTCAATTCTTAACTACGGCGGACAAGACGACGATAAATCCTCTAAATCTTTCCGATTCTCATTTCCATCGCCTTCTCCTCCGCGCCAAGAGAAGTTAGTTCACGCCATACCTATTCTCACCATTATCTGCTTCCTCATCCTTTACATCTTCTCGCACAGTCCTTCGCAGTCAG ATTTGGCGCAGTTTCACGGATTCAAGCGTCCTTCACAACAATTAG CAGAAATCAAAGCCGATGATGGACACGAACTTATTCTACCCAAGAAAGGCAACATTCTAGCGATTCAAAGTTTCCGTAACCTAAAAGAGATTGAAAAATCACACTCTCTTAAATCTCGCCCTCCGCGGAAACTTGCCGATTTCTAA
- the LOC103503566 gene encoding protein SAMBA isoform X1: protein MNTPSPANSSASTTAVAGRCSTNAALSLDDFRFPSNLISVPERKDEAMTALKSNIMAALNKEVKSLDDDNWMFEGPRSRINLMSRQGANCHAIPYQVALSSKRHKRKEGNGSD, encoded by the exons ATGAATACACCGTCCCCGGCCAATTCTTCCGCTTCCACCACGGCGGTTGCCGGAAGGTGTAGCACTAACGCCGCACTGTCGCTTGACGATTTTCGCTTTCCCTCTAATTTAATTTCCGTACCAGAGCGCAAGGACGAGGCCATGACCG CTCTTAAATCTAATATAATGGCTGCACTGAATAAGGAGGTCAAATCCCTAGATGATGATAACTGGATGTTTGAAGGTCCTCGCTCCCGTATCAACCTTATGTCACGACAAG GTGCTAATTGCCATGCAATTCCCTATCAGGTGGCGCTTTCCTCAAAAAGACACAAGAGAAAAGAAGGTAATGGATCAGATTGA
- the LOC103503565 gene encoding uncharacterized protein LOC103503565 → MRKSGRGGRWTDHNRNQEVWVAKHTNHSHNHASSSASQPSHLSNPPPTGRNFSYEHRHPRRPRPQPVHKPEVTSLADGIESFTFDEKPVDFDVAKPNCEVKQQTPGNSSSAEAADDVYSRLEMLQRSSEEPVLSEEQLSINDQLQEDELLALESIYGENVYILDEYKGQRRFQIFIHIENPGDITITAKLNSSSSLEIKSPNSDEFSCSFNVKYLNPIVLTCLLPKSYPSHLPPYYTISIRWLDSARISRLCSVLDGIWSEQVGQEVVYQWVEWLQISSLAYLQLDKEIMLGPYDKGHSGDTRAVSGSVSPEVDIPAIINYDNQRRDEEFCMNLQECCICLSQFAGTKFVKLPCKHYFCWKCMETYSSMHVKEGTVSKLNCPDAKCDVMVPPGLLKQLLGDEEFERWESMMLTKTLESMSDVVYCPRCETPCLEDVDHDAQCSKCYFSFCTLCSERRHVGIECMTPEMKLRLLEERQNSSQLGSEQRRKEREMINELISVKEILRDAKQCPSCKMAISRTEGCNKMVCNNCGQYFCYRCSKAIDGYDHFREGSCELFPQEAIQQWEERMNARQVLGQIQAELFPENGHPCPNCGQLNAKVGNNNHIRCWSCQIHYCYLCRKAVKRSSQHYGPKGCKQHTVG, encoded by the exons ATGAGAAAGTCCGGAAGAGGAGGCCGGTGGACTGATCACAATCGAAACCAAGAGGTTTGGGTTGCCAAACACACGAATCATTCACACAATCACGCTTCTTCTTCCGCCTCACAACCCTCCCACCTCTCTAATCCTCCTCCTACCGGTCGTAATTTCAGTTACGAGCATCGCCATCCCCGCCGCCCCCGTCCCCAACCTGTCCACAAACCGGAGGTCACTTCTCTGGCCGATGGAATAGAATCTTTCACTTTCGACGAAAAGCCTGTGGACTTCGATGTTGCGAAACCTAACTGTGAGGTTAAACAACAGACACCTGGAAATTCTTCCTCAGCTGAGGCTGCGGATGATGTTTATAGTAGGTTAGAGATGCTGCAGCGGAGTTCCGAGGAGCCGGTGTTGTCGGAGGAGCAGCTCAGTATTAATGATCAGTTGCAGGAAGATGAG TTGCTGGCTTTGGAGTCCATATATGGAGAAAATGTCTATATCCTCGATGAATATAAAGGGCAGCGCCGTTTCCAG ATTTTCATACACATTGAGAATCCTGGCGATATTACTATAACTGCAAAGCTTAATTCATCTAGTTCCCTTGAGATCAAAAGTCCTAATTCAGATGAATTCTCCTGTTCTTTCAATGTCAAGTATCTTAACCCCATTGTTTTGACTTGTTTATTACCAAAATCGTATCCTAGTCATCTTCCTCCATATTATACAATCTCTATTCGGTGGTTGGACTCTGCTAGAATTTCTAGGCTTTGCTCTGTGTTGGATGGGATATGGAGTGAACAAGTGGGCCAGGAAGTTGTATATCAATGGGTAGAATGGCTACAAATTTCATCTCTGGCTTATCTTCAGTTAGATAAAGAGATTATGCTTGGTCCGTACGATAAGGGACATTCAGGAGATACTCGGGCAGTTTCAGGAAGTGTTTCTCCAGAAGTTGATATTCCTGCTATTATAAATTATGACAATCAGAGACGTGATGAGGAATTCTGCATGAATTTGCAAGAGTGCTGCATCTGTTTAAGTCAGTTTGCAG GTACGAAGTTTGTTAAATTGCCATGTAAACATTACTTTTGCTGGAAGTGCATGGAGACATACTCGAGCATGCATGTCAAGGAAGGCACAGTAAGCAAACTCAATTGCCCAGATGCCAAATGTGATGTTATGGTTCCTCCTGGTCTTCTGAAGCAATTGCTTGGCGATGAGGAGTTCGAAAGATGGGAATCCATGATGCTCACGAAAACACTGGAATCGATGTCAGATGTTGTCTATTGCCCAAGGTGTGAAACACCCTGCCTAGAGGATGTCGATCATGATGCCCAATGCTCTAAGTGTTACTTCAGTTTTTGTACACTCTGTAGCGAGCGACGTCATGTCGGAATTGAATGTATGACTCCAGAAATGAAGCTTCGTCTTCTTGAG GAGCGTCAAAATTCATCTCAGTTAGGCAGCGAACAAAGAAGAAAGGAGCGTGAGATGATAAATGAGCTTATTAGTGTCAAGGAAATACTTCGTGATGCCAAGCAATGCCCATCTTGTAAAATGGCAATATCACGGACCGAGGGTTGCAATAAGATGGTTTGCAATAACTGTGGACAGTATTTCTGTTACCGCTGTAGCAAGGCAATTGATGGATATGACCATTTCAG GGAGGGATCATGTGAATTGTTCCCGCAAGAAGCCATTCAACAGTGGGAAGAGCGCATGAATGCACGGCAGGTATTGGGCCAGATTCAAGCTGAACTTTTTCCTGAAAATGGTCATCCATGTCCTAATTGTGGTCAACTTAATGCCAAG GTTGGGAATAACAATCACATACGTTGTTGGTCATGTCAAATCCACTACTGCTATTTATGTAGAAAAGCTGTGAAACGCAGCTCCCAACATTATGGGCCCAAAGGATGCAAACAACACACAGTGGGTTGA